A portion of the Haemorhous mexicanus isolate bHaeMex1 chromosome 3, bHaeMex1.pri, whole genome shotgun sequence genome contains these proteins:
- the CAD gene encoding CAD protein isoform X1 yields the protein MARLVLQDGSVLPGRPFGAVGAAAAGEVVFQTGMVGYPEALTDPSYKAQILVLTYPLVGNYGVPRDEPDAFGLSRWFESSKIHVAALVVGECSETPSHWSASQSLDQWLKEQSIPGLEGVDTRALTKKIREKGTLLGKLVPDGTPEGSLSFEDPNVRHLVQEVSLKAPRVFNPGGSLRVTALDCGLKNNQIRCLCKRGATVTVVPWDHPLDPADFDGLFISNGPGDPQLCQETVSSLRQLLDAPQPKPIFGICLGHQLLALALGASTYKMKYGNRGHNQPCVHEDTRRCFITAQNHGFAVRAGSLPPAWLPLFTNANDASNEGLVHQNKPFFSVQFHPEHCAGPTDLEGLFDVFVEAARDLRDGQGSARTVRERLQEWLTYTKAPAGDLEAARPRKVLILGSGGLSIGQAGEFDYSGSQAIKALKEENIQTVLINPNIATVQTSKGLADKVYFLPITPEYVTQVIRNERPDGVLLTFGGQTALNCGVELTKAGVLERYRVRVLGTPVASIEMTEDRKVFVEKMEEIGEHVAPSEAAASLEQAQAAAERLGYPVLVRSAYALGGLGSGFANNREELVALVSQAFTHTSQVLVDKSLKGWKEIEYEVVRDAYNNCITVCNMENLDPLGIHTGESIVVAPSQTLNDTEYFMLRRTAIKVVQHLGIVGECNIQFALNPESEQYYIIEVNARLSRSSALASKATGYPLAYVAAKLALGIPLPLLRNSVTNSTTASFEPSLDYCVVKIPRWDLSKFLRVSTKIGSSMKSVGEVMAIGRNFEEAFQKALRMVDENCVGFDHTVKPVSDMELETPTDKRIFVLAAALRAGYSIERLYELTKIDRWFLHKMKNITDHAVLLESYRGQQGTMPPAVLQRAKQLGFSDKQVALAVLSTELAVRKMRRDLKILPVVKQIDTVAAEWPAQTNYLYLTYNGSEHDLAFREPHVMVIGSGVYRIGSSVEFDWCAVGCIQELRKMGFKTIMVNYNPETVSTDYDMCDRLYFDEISFEVVMDIYELENPEGVILSMGGQLPNNIAMALHRQQCRILGTSPEAIDSAENRFKFSRLLDSIGISQPLWKELSNMESAKHFCCKVGYPCVVRPSYVLSGAAMNVAYSDSDLEKFLSNAVAVSKEQPVVISKFIQEAKEIDVDAVACDGVVVAIAISEHVENAGVHSGDATLVTPPQDITPKTLERIKAIVHAIGQELQVTGPFNLQLIAKDDQLKVIECNVRVSRSFPFVSKTLGVDLVALASQVIMGEDVEPVGLMTGTGIVGVKVPQFSFSRLAGADVVLGVEMTSTGEVACFGENRCEAYLKAMLSTGFKIPKKNILLTIGSYKNKSELLPTVRTLESLGYNLYASLGTADFYTEHGIKVKAVDWHFEEADSSEAGARESQRSILDYLAENHFEMVINLSMRNSGGRRLSSFVTKGYRTRRLAVDYSVPLIIDIKCTKLFVEALGQIGAAPPLKMHVDCMTSQKLIRLPGLIDVHVHLREPGGTHKEDFASGTAAALAGGVTMVCAMPNTSPAVTDATSFALAQKLAEAGARCDFALFLGASPDNAGTLGPLAGAAAGLKMYLNDTFSSLRMDDVSLWMEHLEQWPRHLPIVAHAERQTVAAVLMVAQLYQRPVHICHVARREEILLIKAAKQRGIPVTCEVAPHHLFLSQGDLGRLGKGRAAVRPELGTRRDVEALWENMDIIDCFATDHAPHTLEEKQGQEPPPGYPGLETMLPLLLTAVSEGRLSVEDIVQRLYENPRKIFGLPAQEDTYVEVDLEQEWIIPSSTVFSKARWTPFEGMQVKGTVRRVVLRGEVAYIDGQVLVPPGYGQDVRKWTSGAALLPHVAPSKETVRPPEQSRPVAGDALRGRAPSPRRPGPAGDARFHLPPRIHRASDPELPAFRRLGAAHRPGARGTAEDTREKGSRKAAEPDSAVVQDSHFHPLGPVPRQASPQRAPHFQTSPLLHPLVGQHVLSVRQFSKEQLSHLFNVAHTLRMLVQKERSLDILKGKVMATMFYEASTRTSSSFAAAMSRLGGSVLSFCEATSSVQKGESLADSVQTMCCYADVLVLRHPQPGAVELAARHCRKPVINAGDGVGEHPTQALLDIFTIREELGTVNGMTITMVGDLKHGRTVHSLARLLTLYRVHLRYVTPAELRMPADITSFVASRGIQQEEFGSIEEALPDTDVLYVTRIQKERFQRAEDYEACFGKFILTPHIMTRAKERMVVMHPLPRVNEISVEVDSDPRAAYFRQAENGMYIRMALLATVLGRY from the exons ATGGCCcggctggtgctgcaggacgGGTCGGTGCTGCCCGGCCGCCCCTTCGGGGCCGTcggggccgccgccgcggggGAAGTCG TGTTCCAGACCGGCATGGTGGGGTACCCCGAGGCCCTCACCGACCCCTCGTACAAGGCGCAGATCCTGGTGCTTACCTACCCGCTGGTCGGTAACTACGGCGTGCCCCGGGACGAGCCCGACGCCTTCGGCCTCAGCAGG TGGTTTGAGTCCAGCAAGATCCACGTGGCTGCGCTGGTGGTGGGCGAGTGCTCAGAGACCCCCAGCCACTGGAGCGCATCCCAGTCCCTGGACCAGTGGCTGAAGGAGCAGAGCATCCCCGGGCTGGAAG GGGTGGACACCCGGGCGCTGACAAAGAAGATCCGCGAGAAGGGGACGCTGCTGGGGAAGCTGGTGCCGGATGGGACCCCCGAGGGGAGCCTCTCCTTTGAGGACCCCAACGTGAGGCACCTGGTGCAGGAGGTGTCGCTGAAG gcgCCACGAGTGTTCAACCCGGGCGGGTCCCTGCGTGTCACCGCCCTCGACTGCGGCCTGAAGAACAACCAGATACGGTGCCTGTGCAAGCGGGGGGCCACTGTCACTGTGGTGCCCTGGGACCACCCGCTGGACCCTGCAG ACTTTGACGGGCTGTTCATCAGCAATGGCCCTGGAgacccacagctctgccaggagacAGTGTCCAGCCTACGCCAGCTGCTGGATGCACCCCAGCCCAAGCCCAtttttggcatctgcctgggccacCAGCTGCTTGCCCTGGCCCTCGGTGCCTCTACCTACAAGATGAA GTACGGGAACCGCGGGCACAACCAGCCCTGCGTGCACGAGGACACGCGGCGCTGCTTCATCACGGCGCAGAACCACGGCTTCGCCGTGCGCGCGGGCAGCCTCCCGCCCGCCTGGCTGCCGCTCTTCACCAACGCCAACGACGCCTCCAACGAGGGCCTCGTGCACCAGAACAAGCCCTTCTTCAG TGTCCAGTTCCACCCCGAGCACTGTGCCGGCCCCACCGACCTGGAGGGTCTCTTTGATGTCTTCGTGGAGGCGGCACGGGACCTGCGGGACGGGCAGGGCAGCGCCAGGACAG TGCGGGAGCGCCTGCAGGAGTGGCTGACCTACACCAAGGCACCGGCGGGGGACTTGGAGGCAGCCCGGCCCCGCAAAGTGCTGATCCTGGGCTCCGGTGGCCTTTCCATTGGGCAAGCAGGCGAGTTCGATTACTCAGGGTCACAG GCCATCAAAGCGCTGAAGGAGGAGAACATCCAGACCGTGCTGATCAACCCCAACATTGCCACAGTGCAGACCTCCAAGGGACTGGCAGACAAGGTGTACTTCCTGCCCATCACCCCTGAGTACGTCACCCAG GTGATCAGGAACGAGCGGCCAGATGGGGTGCTGCTGACCTTCGGGGGGCAGACAGCCCTCAACTGTGGCGTGGAGCTGACCAAGGCGGGTGTCCTGGAGCGGTACCGCGTGCGGGTGCTGGGCACCCCCGTGGCCTCCATTGAGATGACAGAGGATCGCAAGGTCTTCGTGGAGAAGATGGAGGAGATCGGGGAGCACGTGGCGCCCAGCgaggctgctgcctccctggagCAG gcGCAGGCTGCAGCTGAGCGCTTGGGGTACCCGGTGCTGGTGCGCTCCGCCTACGCCCTGGGGGGGCTGGGCTCCGGCTTCGCCAACAACCGGGaggagctggtggctctggtgagCCAGGCCTTCACCCACACCTCCCAGGTGCTGGTGGACAAGTCCCTGAAAGGCTGGAAGGAGATCGAGTACGAGGTGGTGCGGGATGCCTACAACAACTGCATCACG GTGTGCAACATGGAGAACCTGGACCCGCTGGGGATCCACACGGGCGAGTCCATTGTGGTGGCACCCAGCCAGACCCTCAATGACACCGAGTACTTCATGCTGAGGCGCACAGCCATCAAGGTGGTGCAGCACCTGGGCATCGTGGGCGAGTGCAACATCCAGTTTGCCCTCAACCCCGAGTCAGAGCAG TACTACATCATCGAGGTGAACGCCCGGCTCTCCCGCAGCTCGGCCCTGGCCAGCAAGGCCACTGGCTACCCGCTGGCCTACGTGGCTGCCAAACTTGCCTTGGgcatccccctgccc CTCCTCAGGAACTCGGTCACCAACTCCACCACGGCCAGCTTTGAGCCCAGCCTGGACTACTGCGTGGTGAAGATCCCGCGCTGGGACCTCAGCAAGTTCCTGCGTGTCAGCACCAAGATTGGCAGCTCCATGAAGAGCGTGG GGGAGGTCATGGCCATTGGGAGGAACTTTGAGGAGGCGTTCCAGAAGGCTCTGAGGATGGTGGACGAGAACTGCGTGGGCTTTGATCACACGGTGAAGCCGGTCTCAGACATG gagctggagacGCCGACGGACAAGCGGATCTTCGTGCTGGCAGCGGCGCTGCGGGCCGGCTACTCCATCGAGCGGCTCTATGAGCTGACCAAGATTGACCGCTGGTTCCTGCACAAGATGAAGAACATCACGGACCACGCGGTGCTGCTGGAGTCCTACCGTGGCCAGCAGGGCACCATGCCCCCCGCCGTGCTCCAGCGCGCCAAGCAGCTCGGCTTCTCGGACAAGCAGGTGGCGCTGGCCGTGCTCAG CACCGAGCTGGCCGTGAGGAAGATGCGGCGTGACCTGAAGATCCTGCCGGTGGTGAAGCAGATCGACACTGTGGCAGCAGAGTGGCCAGCCCAAACCAACTACCTGTACCTGACCTACAACGGCTCAGAGCACGACCTGGCCTTCCGCGAGCCCCACGTCATGGTCATCGGCTCGGGCGTCTACCGCATCGGCAGCAGCGTGGAGTTTGACTGGTGTGCTGTCGGCTGCATCCAGGAGCTCCGCAAG ATGGGCTTCAAGACAATCATGGTGAACTACAACCCTGAGACAGTGAGCACCGATTATGACATGTGTGACCGCCTCTACTTCGACGAGATTTCCTTTGAG GTAGTGATGGACATCTACGAGCTGGAGAACCCTGAGGGCGTGATCCTGTCCATGGGTGGGCAGCTGCCCAATAACATCGCCATGGCCCTGCACCGGCAGCAGTGCCGCATCCTGGGCACCTCCCCGGAGGCCATCGACTCCGCCGAGAACCGCTTCAAGTTCTCCCGCCTGCTCGACTCCATCGGCATcagccagcccctctggaaGGAGCTCTCCAACATGGAG TCAGCCAAGCACTTCTGCTGCAAGGTGGGGTACCCCTGCGTCGTGCGCCCTTCCTACGTGCTGAGCGGGGCTGCCATGAACGTGGCGTACTCGGACAGCGACCTGGAGAAGTTCCTGAGCAACGCCGTAGCTGTGTCCAAGGAGCAGCCTGTTGTCATTTCCAAGTTCATCCAGGAGGCCAAG GAGATCGACGTGGACGCGGTGGCCTGTGATGGCGTGGTGGTGGCCATCGCCATCTCAGAGCACGTGGAGAACGCTGGGGTGCACTCGGGTGATGCCACACTGGTGACCCCCCCGCAGGACATCACCCCCAAGACACTGGAGCGCATCAAGGCCATTGTGCACGCCattgggcaggagctgcaggtcaCAGGGCCCTTCAACCTGCAGCTCATCGCCAAG GATGACCAGCTGAAGGTGATAGAGTGCAATGTTCGTGTCTCCCGCTCATTCCCCTTCGTCTCCAAGACTCTGGGTGTGGACTTGGTGGCTCTGGCCAGCCAGGTGATCATGGGTGAGGATGTGGAGCCTGTGGGGCTCATGACGGGCACAGGCATCGTTGGTGTCAAG gtgccccagtTCTCCTTCTCACGCCTGGCGGGCGCAGATGTGGTGCTGGGTGTGGAGATGACCAGCACGGGCGAGGTTGCCTGCTTTGGGGAGAACCGCTGCGAGGCGTACCTGAAGGCCATGCTCAGCACCGGCTTCAAGATCCCCAAGAAGAACATTCTGCTGACCATCGGCAGCTACAAG AACAAGAGTGAGCTGCTGCCCACGGTGCGGACGCTGGAGAGCCTCGGCTACAACCTGTATGCCAGCCTTGGCACCGCCGACTTCTACACCGAGCATGGCATCAAG GTGAAGGCTGTGGACTGGCACTTCGAGGAGGCTGACAGCAGTGAGGCTGGTGCCCGGGAGAGCCAGCGCAGCATCCTGGACTACCTGGCCGAGAACCACTTTGAGATGGTCATTAACCTGTCCATGCGCAACTCGGGGGGCCGCCGCCTCTCCTCCTTTGTCACCAAGGGCTACCGCACCCGGCGCCTGGCTGTCGACTACTCCGTGCCCCTCATCATCGACATCAAGTGCACAAAGCTCTTCGTAGAG GCACTGGGCCAGATTGGGGCGGCCCCCCCACTGAAGATGCACGTGGACTGCATGACCTCCCAGAAGCTCATCCGTCTGCCAG GCCTGATCGATGTCCACGTCCACCTCCGTGAGCCGGGTGGCACCCACAAGGAGGACTttgcatcaggcacagcagccGCCCTGGCCGGGGGTGTCACCATGGTGTGTGCCATGCCCaacaccagccctgctgtcaccGATGCCACCTCTTTCGCCTTGGCACAGAAG ctggctgaggctggggccCGCTGCGATTTTGCTCTCTTCCTGGGGGCTTCCCCGGACAATGCTGGCACTCTGGGCCCCCTGGCTGGGGCAGCCGCCGGGCTCAAGATGTACCTGAACGACACCTTCTCCAGCCTGCGGATGGACGACGTGTCCCTGTGGATGGAG cacctggagcagtGGCCACGGCACCTGCCCATCGTGGCACACGCGGAGCGGCAGACGGTGGCCGCCGTGCTGATGGTGGCCCAGCTGTACCAGCGCCCCGTCCACATCTGCCACGTGGCCCGCAGGGAGGAG ATCCTCCTCATCAAGGCGGCCAAGCAGAGAGGGATCCCGGTGACGTGCGAGGTGGCCCCGCACCACCTCTTCCTGAGCCAGGGCGACCTGGGCCGCCTGGGGAAGGGCCGTGCAGCCGTGcggccagagctgggcacccGCCGGGACGTGGAGGCGCTCTGGGAGAACATGGACATCATCGACTGCTTTGCCACTGACCACG ctccccacacgctggaggagaagcaggggcaggagccacCCCCTGGGTACCCTGGCCTGGAGACgatgctgccactgctgctgacgGCCGTCTCTGAGGGGAGGCTCAGCGTGGAGGACATCGTGCAGCGCCTCTATGAGAACCCTCGCAAGATCTTTGGGCTGCCGGCGCAGGAGGACACCTACGTGGAG GTGGacctggagcaggaatggatcatccccagcagcacagtctTCTCCAAGGCCCGTTGGACCCCCTTCGAGGGCATGCAGGTCAAGGGCACCGTGCGGAGGGTGGTCCTGCGTGGGGAGGTTGCCTACATCGATGGGCAG gtgctggtgcCCCCTGGCTACGGACAGGATGTGAGGAAGTGGACCtcaggagctgcactgctgccacaCGTTGCCCCCAGCAAGGAGACTGTGAGG CCCCCCGAGCAGTCCCGGCCCGTGGCTGGTGACGCGCTGCGTGGACGAGCCCCCAGCCcgcgccggcccggccccgcgggtgACGCGCGCTTCCACCTGCCGCCCCGCATCCACCGAGCCTCGGACCCCGAGCTGCCAG CATTCCGGAGGCTGGGAGCCGCGCACCGCCCGGGCGCCCGAGGCACCG cTGAGGACACGCGtgagaagggcagcaggaaggcagcGGAACCGG ATTCAGCCGTGGTCCAGGACAGCCACTTCCACCCGCTGGGCCCTGTCCCACGCCAGGCGTCCCCTCAGCGTGCCCCCCACTTCCAGACCTCCCCGCTGCTGCACCCCCTGGTCGGGCAGCACGTCCTCTCTGTGCGGCAGTTCTCCAAGGAGCAG CTGTCCCATCTGTTCAACGTGGCACACACCCTGCGCATGCTGGTGCAGAAGGAGCGCAGCCTGGACATCCTCAAG GGGAAGGTGATGGCCACCATGTTCTACGAGGCGAGCACGCGGACCAGCAGCTCCTTCGCGGCAGCCATGAGCCGGCTGGGGGGCTCCGTGCTGTCCTTCTGCGAGGCCACCTCCTCGGTGCAGAAGGGCGAGTCGCTGGCTGACTCCGTGCAGACCATGTGCTGCTACGCCGACGTGCTGGTGCTGCGGCACCCCCAGCCCGGCGCCGTCGAG ctggccGCCAGGCACTGCCGCAAGCCGGTGATCAACGCGGGGGATGGCGTGGGCGAGCACCCCACGCAGGCACTGCTGGACATCTTCACCATCCGCGAGGAGCTGGGCACCGTCAACGGCATGACG ATCACCATGGTGGGGGACCTGAAGCACGGGCGCACGGTGCACTCCCTGGCCCGCCTGCTCACCCTGTACCGCGTGCACCTGCGCTACGTCACGCCTGCCGAGCTCCGCATGCCCGCCGACATCACCAGCTTCGTGGCCTCCAGGGGCATCCAGCAG gaggagTTTGGGAGCATCGAGGAGGCGCTGCCAGACACAGACGTGCTGTACGTGACCCGCATCCAGAAGGAGCGCTTCCAGCGGGCTGAGGACTACGAGGCT TGCTTCGGGAAGTTCATCCTCACACCCCACATCATGACCCGGGCCAAGGAGAGGATGGTGGTGATGCACCCCCTGCCCCGTGTCAACGAGATCAG CGTGGAGGTGGACTCGGACCCGCGCGCCGCGTACTTCCGGCAGGCGGAGAACGGCATGTACATTCGGATGGCGCTGCTGGCCACGGTGCTGGGCCGCTACTGA